In Brienomyrus brachyistius isolate T26 chromosome 19, BBRACH_0.4, whole genome shotgun sequence, one DNA window encodes the following:
- the si:ch211-278j3.3 gene encoding E3 ubiquitin-protein ligase RNF19A isoform X1 → MKRPKQRQHFSFLRFFGRKAQAEARAEDAGATDGREEIAITLTPSKGTEQEQGDAEGGETVAVGGEEEEGPEQSNGEGDGSSMRVLSSSTSSQEQPLDCLECPLCLLVQPRGRFPRLSACPHRCCLDCLRQYLRVEISESRVRVACPQCPELLAPPDIHAILDDPVLLERFQDYQLRRFLAADPDTRWCPAPDCSYAVIAYGCAECPRLRCGREGCDTEFCYHCRQLWHPDQTCDQARRQRSRHASSNNDASTLFVFNEEPCGDVEEIKACPRCGAYIMKTNDGSCNRMNCSVCACQFCWLCMQEITDVHYLSPSGCTFWGKKPWSQTRKVVWQVGMLLGAPVVISLIAGIAIPVIIIGIPIYMGRKVHSRCKKNNISGSKHYLTVASGVMMSVFVSPVIAAVTLGVGVPLMMTYVYGVVPMSLCRNGWCRNQKEQAEPHKIQPEDLLNFGEHWTGQASQAARDASGRVLDLLPSTSSGRPDLEGGGERDGSTCTVAMETDMSLETGNTSLREGTNIEVRVEIETHPHAASFNSISSSRSPSAESLACSREQLCVGGPAIHECLSGHEAD, encoded by the exons ATGAAGAGACCCAAGCAGCGACAGCACTTCAGCTTCCTGCGCTTCTTCGGACGCAAGGCACAGGCCGAGGCCCGGGCCGAGGACGCTGGGGCCACAGACGGCCGGGAGGAAATCGCCATCACGCTGACACCCAGCAAGGGCACGGAGCAG GAGCAGGGCGATGCCGAAGGAGGAGAGACAGTCGCAGTGGGaggtgaggaagaggagggccCGGAGCAGAGCAACGGCGAAGGCGACGGCAGTTCAATGAGGGTCCTCTCCTCTTCCACCTCCAGCCAGGAGCAGCCCCTGGACTGTCTGGAGTGTCCGCTGTGCCTTCTCGTCCAGCCTCGTGGCCGCTTCCCGCGTCTTTCGGCCTGCCCTCACCGCTGCTGCCTGGACTGCCTGCGCCAGTACCTGCGTGTAGAGATCTCCGAGAGCCGCGTGCGTGTGGCCTGCCCTCAGTGTCCCGAGCTGCTGGCTCCCCCCGACATCCACGCCATCCTGGACGACCCTGTCCTACTGGAGCGATTCCAGGACTACCAGCTCCGTCGTTTCCTGGCCGCTGATCCCGACACACGCTGGTGTCCTGCGCCGGATTGCAG CTACGCGGTGATCGCCTACGGCTGTGCCGAATGCCCCCGGCTTCGCTGCGGTCGGGAAGGCTGCGACACGGAGTTCTGCTACCACTGTCGGCAGCTGTGGCACCCGGACCAGACCTGCGACCAGGCCCGGCGCCAGCGATCCCGTCACGCCTCCAGCAACAACGATGCTTCCACTCTGTTCGTCTTTAATGAGGAGCCATGTGGCG ATGTGGAGGAAATCAAGGCATGTCCCCGCTGTGGTGCCTACATCATGAAGACCAACGACGGCAGCTGTAACCGCATGAACTGCAGTGTCTGCGCCTGCCAGTTCTGCTGGCTGTGCATGCAGGAGATCACTGACGTGCACTACCTCAG TCCCTCAGGCTGCACCTTCTGGGGGAAGAAGCCCTGGTCCCAGACCCGGAAAGTGGtgtggcaagtgggaatgctgCTGGGGGCCCCTGTGGTTATCTCCCTCATCGCTGGCATCGCCATCCCAGTCATTATCATCGGGATTCCCATCTACATGGGACGCAAG GTCCACAGTCGATGCAAGAAAAACAATATCTCAGGAAGTAAACACTATCTGACAGTAGCCAGCGGGGTCATGATGTCCGTCTTTGTCTCCCCTGTTATAGCTGCTGTCACTCTTG GCGTGGGCGTTCCGTTGATGATGACATACGTATACGGTGTGGTTCCCATGTCCCTCTGCCGAAACGGCTGGTGCAGGAACCAGAAGGAGCAAGCTGAACCACACAAGATACAGCCAGAGGATCTACTCAACT TTGGTGAACACTGGACTGGTCAGGCGAGTCAGGCAGCCAGAGATGCCAGTGGACGTGTCCTGGACCTTCTCCCCAGCACCAGCAGCGGCCGACCTGACCTCGAAGGAGGTGGAGAGCGAGACGGGTCCACCTGCACTGTGGCCATGGAAACCGATATGAGCCTTGAAACAGGGAACACATCCCTTCG GGAGGGAACCAACATCGAGGTCCGGGTGGAAATCGAGACGCACCCCCATGCGGCCAGCTTCAACAGCATCTCATCCAGCCGGAGTCCATCGGCGGAGTCGTTAGCGTGCTCGCGGGAGCAGCTGTGCGTCGGTGGCCCAGCCATCCACGAGTGCCTGTCAGGCCACGAGGCTGACTAA
- the si:ch211-278j3.3 gene encoding E3 ubiquitin-protein ligase RNF19A isoform X2, with the protein MKRPKQRQHFSFLRFFGRKAQAEARAEDAGATDGREEIAITLTPSKGTEQEQGDAEGGETVAVGGEEEEGPEQSNGEGDGSSMRVLSSSTSSQEQPLDCLECPLCLLVQPRGRFPRLSACPHRCCLDCLRQYLRVEISESRVRVACPQCPELLAPPDIHAILDDPVLLERFQDYQLRRFLAADPDTRWCPAPDCSYAVIAYGCAECPRLRCGREGCDTEFCYHCRQLWHPDQTCDQARRQRSRHASSNNDASTLFVFNEEPCGDVEEIKACPRCGAYIMKTNDGSCNRMNCSVCACQFCWLCMQEITDVHYLSPSGCTFWGKKPWSQTRKVVWQVGMLLGAPVVISLIAGIAIPVIIIGIPIYMGRKVHSRCKKNNISGSKHYLTVASGVMMSVFVSPVIAAVTLGTRRSKLNHTRYSQRIYSTLVNTGLVRRVRQPEMPVDVSWTFSPAPAAADLTSKEVESETGPPALWPWKPI; encoded by the exons ATGAAGAGACCCAAGCAGCGACAGCACTTCAGCTTCCTGCGCTTCTTCGGACGCAAGGCACAGGCCGAGGCCCGGGCCGAGGACGCTGGGGCCACAGACGGCCGGGAGGAAATCGCCATCACGCTGACACCCAGCAAGGGCACGGAGCAG GAGCAGGGCGATGCCGAAGGAGGAGAGACAGTCGCAGTGGGaggtgaggaagaggagggccCGGAGCAGAGCAACGGCGAAGGCGACGGCAGTTCAATGAGGGTCCTCTCCTCTTCCACCTCCAGCCAGGAGCAGCCCCTGGACTGTCTGGAGTGTCCGCTGTGCCTTCTCGTCCAGCCTCGTGGCCGCTTCCCGCGTCTTTCGGCCTGCCCTCACCGCTGCTGCCTGGACTGCCTGCGCCAGTACCTGCGTGTAGAGATCTCCGAGAGCCGCGTGCGTGTGGCCTGCCCTCAGTGTCCCGAGCTGCTGGCTCCCCCCGACATCCACGCCATCCTGGACGACCCTGTCCTACTGGAGCGATTCCAGGACTACCAGCTCCGTCGTTTCCTGGCCGCTGATCCCGACACACGCTGGTGTCCTGCGCCGGATTGCAG CTACGCGGTGATCGCCTACGGCTGTGCCGAATGCCCCCGGCTTCGCTGCGGTCGGGAAGGCTGCGACACGGAGTTCTGCTACCACTGTCGGCAGCTGTGGCACCCGGACCAGACCTGCGACCAGGCCCGGCGCCAGCGATCCCGTCACGCCTCCAGCAACAACGATGCTTCCACTCTGTTCGTCTTTAATGAGGAGCCATGTGGCG ATGTGGAGGAAATCAAGGCATGTCCCCGCTGTGGTGCCTACATCATGAAGACCAACGACGGCAGCTGTAACCGCATGAACTGCAGTGTCTGCGCCTGCCAGTTCTGCTGGCTGTGCATGCAGGAGATCACTGACGTGCACTACCTCAG TCCCTCAGGCTGCACCTTCTGGGGGAAGAAGCCCTGGTCCCAGACCCGGAAAGTGGtgtggcaagtgggaatgctgCTGGGGGCCCCTGTGGTTATCTCCCTCATCGCTGGCATCGCCATCCCAGTCATTATCATCGGGATTCCCATCTACATGGGACGCAAG GTCCACAGTCGATGCAAGAAAAACAATATCTCAGGAAGTAAACACTATCTGACAGTAGCCAGCGGGGTCATGATGTCCGTCTTTGTCTCCCCTGTTATAGCTGCTGTCACTCTTG GAACCAGAAGGAGCAAGCTGAACCACACAAGATACAGCCAGAGGATCTACTCAACT TTGGTGAACACTGGACTGGTCAGGCGAGTCAGGCAGCCAGAGATGCCAGTGGACGTGTCCTGGACCTTCTCCCCAGCACCAGCAGCGGCCGACCTGACCTCGAAGGAGGTGGAGAGCGAGACGGGTCCACCTGCACTGTGGCCATGGAAACCGATATGA
- the si:dkey-71h2.2 gene encoding low density lipoprotein receptor adapter protein 1: protein MDALKSAGRAIIKSPGVPRHTWGTSKHEKLAENWTDTKETLLEGMVFNVKYLGMTLVGQPKGEDMASAAIRRIVTMARASAKKFRKVTLTISPKGIIITDSETNNLIENVSIYRISYCTADKSQDKVFAYVSQSQFSETLECHAYLCPKKKIAQAVTLTVAQAFKVALDLWEVAQEDKMKKGRPCCSCTVKNSHSDPGNLEKHKALSKEEAPRRPFSSFHSPSRHSNPLKRRPIKHNSWDAEDGFDDAFSSNMDVENTDTI, encoded by the exons ATGGATGCCCTTAAATCGGCCGGAAGAGCGATCATCAAGAGCCCCGGGGTGCCGAGGCACACATGGGGAACCTCCAAGCACGAAA AGCTTGCGGAGAACTGGACAGACACCAAAGAGACCCTCCTGGAAGGCATGGTGTTCAACGTCAAGTACCTGGGCATGACACTGGTGGGGCAGCCGAAGGGAGAAGACATGGCGTCGGCCGCCATCAGAAGGATAGTTACCATG GCTAGAGCCAGCGCAAAGAAGTTCAGGAAAGTGACTCTGACAATCTCTCCGAAAGGAATCATCATCACAGACTCGGAGACGAACAACCTTATTGAGAACGTCTCCATATACAG GATCTCCTACTGCACTGCAGATAAATCTCAGGACAAAGTGTTCGCCTACGTTTCCCAGAGTCAGTTCAGTGAGACCCTGGAGTGCCACGCCTACCTGTGCCCCAAGAAGAAGATC GCTCAAGCCGTCACACTCACGGTGGCACAGGCCTTCAAGGTGGCCCTGGACCTTTGGGAGGTCGCACAGGAAG ACAAAATGAAGAAGGGCCGTCCGTGCTGCTCCTGCACAGTAAAGAACTCGCATTCCGACCCAGGTA ATTTGGAGAAACACAAAGCTCTGAGCAAGGAGGAAGCCCCAAGGCGGCCATTTTCCTCCTTCCATTCACCTTCACGACACAGCAATCCCCTAAAGAGGCGGCCGATCAAGCACAACTCCTGG